The sequence below is a genomic window from Streptomyces sp. NBC_00289.
CTCCACGGCGTGGGCACGCGAGGCGAAACGCTTTTCCAGCGTCTCCCGCTGCTCCGCGGGAACGGTCAGTACGTTGATCTTGACTACGCTCATGACGACGTCATCCTGCCGCATGGCGGCCGGTGGGCGAGCAGGCGGTCCGGGCGCCGGGCGAGCGCGCTAGAGTCGGCGCGTCCCCGGTCAGACACTCCGTCGCGGGTGTTCTCGCGCTGGGGGATGTCGGCACGATGTGGTCCGAACGACTTGAACTGCCCGGCTACGACATCCACGGCGTCCTGGGGCAGGGCGGTTTCGCCACGGTGTACCGGGCGTCCCAGCTCGCCGTGGGCCGCGAGGTGGCGCTCAAGGTGGACAGCAGGACCCTGGCCTCGCCCCGGGACCGGCAGCGTTTCCTGCGGGAGGTCACCGCGGCCGGGCAGCTGTCCGGGCACCCGCACGTGGTGTCCGTGTACGACGCGGGCGTGCTCGCCGACCACCGCCCTTACATGGTGCTGGAGTTGTGCCCCGGCGGCTCGCTCGGCGACCGCCTGCGGCACAGCGGGCCGCTGTCCGTGGAGGAGGCGTGTGACGTCGGCGTGGCCATGAGCGGCGCGGTGGCCGCGGCCCACACCGCCGGGGTGCTGCACCGCGACATCAAACCGGGCAACATCATGATCAACCGGTACGGTGCCGTGGCCCTCACCGACTTCGGACTCGCCGCGATGCCCCGGCCGGGCCAGGAACTCTCGGTCACCCGAGAGGCGTTGACCCCGGCGTACGCACCGCCTGAGGCGTTTCATCTGGCCGAGCCGACTCCGGCCGGCGACGTGTACTCACTCGCCGCGACGGTCTACGCCCTGTTGCATGGCCGCCCGCCCCACTTCCCCGAGGACGGCAGCCAGCTCAGCATCGCGGAGCTGATCGTGCGGCACGCGGGGCCCTACCCCGGACTGCCCGGGGTACCGGCGGACCTCAACGAGATCCTCGGGCACGCCCTGGCAGCGGACCCCGCACACCGTTTGTCCGACGCAGGTGTACTGCGCGAGGCCCTCGCCGCCGTCCGTACGGGCACCGTCCACCACGGTGGTTTCGCGCGGACACCGTCCGCTGCCCCCACGGTTCCCGCCCATCGGGACGCGGCGCCGCCGCACCACAGCTCTCCGCGCCACACCTCTCAGGCCCCTGTACCCACCACGGTGGCTCCGGGACCGCCCGTTAGGCCCGACGGAACGGATCCGGCGGGGGCCGTCACGCGGCCGGACGAGCGGAAGCCGAACCGGAAGCGCTACCGGCTGATCGCCGTGCTGGCGGCGGTGTCGGTGTCGGTGAGCGTGTCCTTCACCGTGATCACCTACCAGAACCGATCGTCGGGCTCGGACGACGGCGCGGGCACAGACACCCCCGCGGCCTCCTCGAGCCAGGGGACCGGCGTGAAAGCGGGCTTGGGAGGGGTGTCGACCAGCACGCGGGACTGTCCGGCCGCGGCGGTCGACGGCGTGGGCGGCAGATGTGTCACGACCCCGGAGTGCTGGAGCGGCATCACCGACATCTCGGGGAGCGTCACCGTCAGCCGCGCGGACTGCCAGGTCAAGCACGTCTGGGAGACCTTCGCCATCGCCCCGCTGCCCAAGGACGGCATGACGAACAACGCCCGGGACCTGATCAAGCACCCCGACGTCAGGTCGCTGTGCTCGCAGGACGTCCTGCTCGGGTCCAGGTCGGCCGAAGGCCGTGACGTCACCGTCCCGTGGAAGGCCGACATACTTCCGCCGTCCGCCCAGGAGTGGGCGGACGGCCTGCGCGTCTTCCGCTGTGTCGGCGCGGCGAGCACGGAGGACGGCTGGATCACCGGCAGCCGGTTCGGCGCGGCGGACTGACCGCCCCGGGACGCCGTCTCAGCCTGGCTGGGCGTCGTACCTTCTCGCGGTTGAGGGGCGGGAATGCTCCAGAGGGAACCGGTGTTCTCTCCCATGTGGCTGGCATGCACCGTTCAATGCCGGCGATGTGGTCGAAAGGAGCACCTCATGGCACGCACCACAGCGCGTCCCGTCGTGACGCTGAAGTCGACG
It includes:
- a CDS encoding serine/threonine-protein kinase; translated protein: MWSERLELPGYDIHGVLGQGGFATVYRASQLAVGREVALKVDSRTLASPRDRQRFLREVTAAGQLSGHPHVVSVYDAGVLADHRPYMVLELCPGGSLGDRLRHSGPLSVEEACDVGVAMSGAVAAAHTAGVLHRDIKPGNIMINRYGAVALTDFGLAAMPRPGQELSVTREALTPAYAPPEAFHLAEPTPAGDVYSLAATVYALLHGRPPHFPEDGSQLSIAELIVRHAGPYPGLPGVPADLNEILGHALAADPAHRLSDAGVLREALAAVRTGTVHHGGFARTPSAAPTVPAHRDAAPPHHSSPRHTSQAPVPTTVAPGPPVRPDGTDPAGAVTRPDERKPNRKRYRLIAVLAAVSVSVSVSFTVITYQNRSSGSDDGAGTDTPAASSSQGTGVKAGLGGVSTSTRDCPAAAVDGVGGRCVTTPECWSGITDISGSVTVSRADCQVKHVWETFAIAPLPKDGMTNNARDLIKHPDVRSLCSQDVLLGSRSAEGRDVTVPWKADILPPSAQEWADGLRVFRCVGAASTEDGWITGSRFGAAD